In Rutidosis leptorrhynchoides isolate AG116_Rl617_1_P2 chromosome 2, CSIRO_AGI_Rlap_v1, whole genome shotgun sequence, one genomic interval encodes:
- the LOC139888268 gene encoding uncharacterized protein, with amino-acid sequence MAHPTKEFSLERGVRQGDPLSPFLFILAAEGLNILTKAAIQKGLFKASGLRVNFQKSCVYGVGIDNTDLICLANHMGCKVGNFPFIYLGLPIGSRMKKLSDWRPVLDKFESRLSGWKRRSMSFGGTWHNIVLTCSTIEEAQTPFKTSFVKRIGDRKSTLFWHEDWMGAGKFCTMFPRLYKLENEVNLTVNDRLAAGHPSWNWIRDPTGRALDELKSIDKLLEPFTLDLNAKDK; translated from the exons ATGGCTCACCCCACTAAGGAATTCTCACTTGAGAGAGGAGTACGACAAGGCGATCCACTCTCTCCTTTTCTTTTCATCCTAGCGGCGGAAGGCTTGAATATTCTTACGAAGGCGGCTATTCAGAAAGGGCTTTTCAAAG CCTCGGGATTAAGAGTGAACTTTCAGAAGAGCTGTGTATACGGTGTCGGGATCGATAACACTGATTTAATCTGCCTAGCTAACCATATGGGCTGCAAAGTGGGAAACTTTCCTTTCATCTACTTAGGTTTACCTATCGGTTCGAGGATGAAGAAGCTAAGTGATTGGAGGCCGGTTTTAGATAAATTTGAAAGTAGACTTTCGGGTTGGAAAAGGAGATCGATGTCATTCGGAG GTACTTGGCACAATATTGTTTTAACATGTTCTACAATTGAAGAGGCTCAAACTCCTTTCAAGACGTCGTTTGTTAAAAGAATTGGTGACAGGAAATCTACATTATTTTGGCACGAAGATTGGATGGGTGCTGGGAAGTTTTGCACAATGTTTCCACGACTCTACAAACTTGAGAACGAGGTAAATTTAACGGTTAATGATCGCTTAGCTGCTGGCCATCCTTCTTGGAATTGGATACGAGATCCTACGGGTCGAGCTTTGGACGAATTAAAGAGTATTGATAAGCTGCTGGAACCATTTACGCTTGATCTTAATGCAAAAGATAAATAG